A single genomic interval of Halococcus saccharolyticus DSM 5350 harbors:
- a CDS encoding ABC transporter permease — translation MTTGRFLLKRTLQGVFVIWGVVTVVFLLRFVTPGNPITFVAPLDASQALRDQIAAELGLNRPIYVQYVDYLLNLLQGDMGYSYISGTAASTRIFNRLPATLELAIAATIVAVILSIPLGVISATHRHQPADYGATGFSLVGISTPNFWLGIMLVLVLSVQFGLFPTSRRLVGFLPAVEMLFTEGSFDGLVTWLAHITLPAITLGTYFTALITRLTRSGMLDELGKTYIRALRAKGLPETLVRYKHALRNTLIPVITVVGLQLGTLIGGAVITEAVFAWPGLGTLVINAINARDWPMIQGSLIVIGAGFVIVNLLVDALYASLNPQVANE, via the coding sequence ATGACGACCGGTCGGTTCCTCCTCAAGCGCACGCTCCAGGGCGTGTTCGTGATCTGGGGGGTCGTGACCGTGGTCTTCCTCCTGCGCTTCGTCACGCCGGGCAACCCGATCACGTTCGTCGCGCCGCTGGATGCAAGCCAGGCGCTCCGTGACCAGATCGCCGCCGAACTCGGGCTGAATCGTCCGATCTACGTCCAGTACGTCGACTACCTCCTCAATCTCCTCCAGGGCGATATGGGCTACTCGTACATCTCGGGCACCGCGGCGAGCACTCGCATCTTCAACCGACTGCCCGCGACGCTCGAACTCGCGATCGCCGCGACCATCGTTGCCGTCATCCTGTCGATCCCGCTCGGCGTGATCAGCGCGACGCATCGCCACCAGCCCGCCGACTACGGCGCGACGGGGTTCTCGCTGGTGGGAATCAGCACGCCCAACTTCTGGCTCGGCATCATGCTGGTACTCGTGCTCTCCGTCCAGTTCGGGCTGTTCCCCACGAGTCGGCGGCTCGTCGGGTTCCTTCCCGCGGTAGAGATGCTGTTCACCGAGGGCAGCTTCGACGGCCTGGTGACGTGGCTCGCCCACATCACGCTCCCGGCAATTACATTGGGAACGTACTTCACCGCGCTCATCACCCGCCTCACCAGGAGCGGTATGTTGGACGAGCTCGGCAAGACCTACATTCGGGCCTTGCGCGCAAAGGGGCTGCCCGAGACGCTGGTGCGATACAAACACGCCCTCCGGAACACGCTGATTCCCGTCATCACGGTGGTCGGCCTCCAACTGGGGACGCTGATCGGCGGCGCGGTCATCACCGAGGCGGTGTTCGCGTGGCCCGGACTGGGTACCCTGGTGATCAACGCGATCAACGCGCGCGACTGGCCGATGATCCAGGGCTCGCTGATCGTGATCGGGGCCGGGTTCGTGATCGTCAACCTCCTCGTGGACGCACTCTACGCCTCGCTCAACCCGCAGGTGGCGAACGAATGA
- a CDS encoding ABC transporter substrate-binding protein, which translates to MTDPDDRSTSRRRFLALAGSAAATTALAGCSGGGNGGDNGSGGGNASGGADTAGGQPTSGGTEGSDSTAGNESGGGNESGGGSGTGEFSVTITQGQPPSTLDPQNHRETPTDNVVLHAYEGVLARDAEGKIIQKLATNYERVEEGRVRFTIQEGVTFHNGDDLTPEDVAFSINRIVQEDVGFASPQADQLAGVTGAEVVDGERAVDVMSDGFNPIVFASFATYCDIMQQSWVEERSGEEIAQNMNGTGPFQLDTYEQGVRVVLSRYEDYWREPADISQLTFNAAEESSTRVNQLLEGETDVAVNVPPQDAQRVRSSNSAGLSAVPSTRIIYNAMRYDVEPFSSPQFRQAMNYAVNLQGIIENVLSGFADPTGQPTLEGFVGYNGNVEPYPQDQERAESLVEESGFAGAEITLHTPVGRYLKDVEIAQAVVSQIDSLSNVSCGISQREFTSLAGELTDGDITTGPNFYLIGWGNATFDASQTIIPLLTSDGALTSYSNDELDSLISEAQSTSDQERRASLLKEANALCREQAPWIFLNRQYSVYGVSNRVEWSARRDERINAYAMSSTS; encoded by the coding sequence TGATCGTTCGACGAGCCGGCGGCGCTTTCTCGCGCTCGCCGGGAGTGCGGCGGCGACGACCGCGCTCGCCGGCTGTTCCGGTGGTGGCAACGGTGGCGACAACGGTTCTGGCGGCGGCAACGCCAGCGGCGGGGCCGACACCGCAGGGGGCCAGCCCACCAGCGGTGGAACGGAAGGCAGCGACAGTACCGCAGGCAACGAAAGCGGTGGTGGCAACGAGAGCGGAGGCGGATCGGGCACCGGCGAGTTCTCGGTGACGATCACGCAGGGCCAGCCACCGTCGACGCTCGACCCGCAGAACCACCGCGAGACGCCAACTGACAACGTGGTGCTCCACGCCTACGAGGGCGTGCTCGCACGCGATGCGGAGGGGAAGATCATCCAGAAGCTCGCCACCAACTACGAGCGGGTCGAGGAGGGCCGAGTGCGCTTTACGATCCAAGAGGGCGTCACCTTCCACAACGGCGACGACCTCACCCCCGAAGACGTCGCCTTCAGCATCAACCGGATCGTTCAGGAGGACGTCGGCTTCGCCAGCCCGCAGGCCGACCAGCTCGCTGGCGTGACCGGCGCGGAAGTCGTCGACGGCGAGCGCGCGGTCGACGTCATGTCCGACGGGTTCAATCCGATCGTGTTCGCCTCCTTTGCCACGTACTGTGATATCATGCAGCAGTCGTGGGTCGAGGAGCGCTCCGGGGAGGAGATCGCCCAGAACATGAACGGCACCGGGCCGTTCCAGCTCGATACCTACGAACAGGGCGTCCGGGTGGTGCTCTCGCGGTACGAGGACTACTGGCGCGAGCCGGCGGACATCTCACAGCTCACGTTCAACGCCGCGGAGGAGTCGAGCACCCGGGTCAACCAGCTGCTGGAGGGCGAAACCGACGTCGCGGTCAACGTCCCACCACAGGACGCCCAGCGGGTCCGTTCCAGCAACAGCGCGGGGCTGAGCGCGGTCCCGAGCACACGGATTATTTACAACGCGATGCGGTACGACGTCGAGCCGTTTTCGAGCCCGCAGTTCCGCCAGGCGATGAACTACGCGGTGAACCTCCAAGGGATCATCGAGAACGTGCTCTCGGGGTTCGCTGATCCGACGGGACAGCCGACGCTGGAGGGGTTCGTCGGATACAACGGTAACGTCGAACCCTACCCACAGGATCAGGAGCGGGCCGAGTCGCTGGTCGAGGAGAGCGGCTTTGCAGGCGCGGAGATCACGCTTCACACGCCGGTCGGGCGCTATCTCAAGGACGTCGAGATCGCCCAGGCGGTCGTGAGCCAGATCGACTCGCTGTCGAACGTCTCGTGTGGGATCAGCCAGCGCGAGTTCACCTCGCTTGCGGGTGAACTCACCGACGGCGACATCACGACCGGCCCGAACTTCTACCTGATCGGGTGGGGTAACGCCACGTTCGACGCGAGCCAGACCATCATCCCGCTGTTGACGAGCGACGGTGCGCTCACCTCCTACAGCAACGACGAGCTCGACTCGCTCATCTCGGAAGCTCAGTCCACGAGCGACCAGGAGCGGCGCGCGTCGCTCCTCAAGGAAGCGAACGCGCTCTGTCGCGAGCAAGCCCCGTGGATCTTCCTGAATCGCCAGTACAGCGTCTACGGCGTGAGCAATCGGGTGGAGTGGAGTGCACGCCGCGACGAGCGCATCAACGCCTACGCGATGAGCTCGACGAGCTGA